CGCTACCTCCTGCTCAGCCGACTGTTCGACCGGCCGCTTCTTGGCCACATCATCCAGTGTTGCAGTCATCTCCAGCCTTTCTCGCCGAGCTATCAGCTCAGCGTGTCAAGCCAGAAACACCGTTTGGTGGACAGTCCCGCGGATCGCCGAATCGGCATGAGTTGTTGACGTGACAAGCGAACCAGATGTGCGCGCGTTCGGGCGCATCATTCACGAAGGCGCGAGATGAGGATGAGGTCCCTTCACAGACCCGGTATCAGGTCGACGTGTACCTTCGATCGATGACAGTCTTGGCCGAGCTGGTGCGCTCGCATATCGCGCGTTGGCAGTCGGCCAGTGTGGAGATCGGGGTGTTCGGCACGTCGGAGCCCGACCGGGTCGCGGCCTATTTCGAAGTGTTCTGCTTGGAGCACCTCGGGACGGGTGTGCAGTCGGCGCTGTTCTACGGGTCCTCCGCCGGCTGCGTGGCTGGGCTGCGACTCGATGACGCTAGTGAAGTCGTCGTCAAGGCGTATCAGCCCGCTTGGGAGGAAGGATTCCTTGCAGGCGTGGTCGCGGTTCAGGCACATCTGTCCGAGCGAGGGTTCCCGTGCGCCAAGCCGCTGCTGGGCCCAGCGAGAGCTGGCCCCGCTTGGGCAACGGTCGAGACATTCGTCGCCGATCCAGGCATGAAAGCGTTCAGCACGAAGGAAGAGATGAACGCGAGCGCGTCGGGCTTAGGAACCCTGGTCGACGCTTGCCGCCCGCTCGACCTTCCTGCACTCGGCGGTCACCCTCTGAATCCCTCTGCGGACCGACTCTATCCGACACCTCACAATCCGATCTTCGACTTCTCCATGGGCGCCGAGGCGGCCGGGTGGATTGACGACTTTGCGCGAGCAGCCAAAGACGCCCGACAGGTCGACGCAAGCCCGCCGGTCATCGGCCACACCGACTGGTCTGCTCGAAACATCCGAATCGAGCAGGTCGCCCTCGTTGCTGTCTACGACTGGGACTCAATGGCCCTGTGCGCTGAATCGACCCTCGTGGGTCAGGCCGCAGCCACATGGCGGTCCACCGGCGAGATTGACGATCCCATTGCCCCCGATGCCGACGACGTCCTCGAGTACACCGCCGCCTACGAGAAAGCATCTGGTCGGGTATTCGATTCGACCCAGACGCGGGCCACTCTGGCTGCTGCGCTCTGGGTACTTGCTTACAGCGCCCGCTGTGAACATGCACTCGAAATGGTCACTGGCCACCACGTCGAGCGAGCTCGAGCTCGGCTCGCCGACGGTGGCCGGGCCTTCCTGAGTTCCTGATCCGAGAGGGCCGTTGAAGCCGCCCCGATCGCCGAATCGGGCGCGAAGGATGACGCCTGGGACTTAACTTCCGGCGCCGATGTTCTGCGCCGATCCAGCTCCGCTATCTACGATTCTGCTCTCAAGCGCCGACCGCTTGGAAACGGAGGAGCTTCATGCCCCGGCAGATCATCGCAACGTCGGATGCGCCGAGTTCCCCTCTGTTTAGTCAGGGAGTAATGGCCGGACCGCACATACACATCTCGGGCATCGTTGGCATTGTTCCGAGTACGGGAAGGCTGGCAGCAGGCACCGTCGAGGATCAGACACGACAGGCCCTGAAGAACTGCGAAGCCATTCTTCAGGCCGGCGGTGCCAGCTTGGACGATGTAGTTGAGGTCGGCGTACTGCTCACCGACCCCGCTGACTTTGCGGGCTTGAACGAGGAGTACGCCCGCTGGTTCCCTTCTGACCCACCGGCCCGCTACGTCGCCAAGCTCGGCGTCGAGCTGCCCGGTCTACTTGTCTCGATCCGCATGACAGCGTTCACTGCCTCAGACTGACACAGGGTCACCCTGCATGGCGGGGCTAGCCGGGTTCGCCACGATGGTCGTGAGGTCGTCCGCGAGCCGGATCGCCGATTACCAAGCGATCAAAGCTCGCTAGCGACTCTCGACCTGAGCGCACGGTCAGTTATTCGGGGCGCTCCTCGAACTCGACAGCCCACCCTTGTTTTCCGTCCGCCCAGGCTCGGTCCGCGGCGTCGATGAAAGACCAGGAATCGCCAGTACCGAGCAACGGTTCAAGCAGCTGAAGCGGCGCGCGGGTTATCCGGTGTTGCTGTGGCTCCGATGGCTGCTTCGGTGAAATCTCCACCTCATAGGTGCGCCCGATCGGCAGTCTCGACCGGACTCGTCGGATACGAATCATCCCACCATCGTGGCGGATCGGAGTGCGATCAGAGCGCGGACTCGGTCGCGAGGGTTGACGCGGATACGTAACCGGATGGCGGCGCGGTCTGGCATGGCAGAGCCCAAGGATCTTCGTCCTTCCCCCCGCGGGCCGGGACCTATCTTGGTGCCGTGCGCGTCCTCTTTGCCCTCGGCGGCGTCTTCTTGGTGGTGGGCGTCATCTGGCTGGGCCAAGGTGTAGGCCTCATCGGCGGGTCGTTCATGACTGGAGAGACAGTATGGACGGTTATCGGCGGCGCGTGCATCCTTGTTGGGGCTTACCTGGTCCGGGTCGGGTTTCGTTGGCGGCAAGCCGCTTCGCTCGACGAGGAGGAGTAACCGCCTCGCCGTACCCGCCCGGATCGACGATTCGGCTCGACCAGTGCAAGCCCGAACCTCAGAGAGGCAAGTTATTGCACGCGTCTTATGTCGCGGTCGGTGATTGACTGGGTCTGTAAGGACGAGGAGGACAACGTCAACGTGTCGAAGCAGCTTCACGTCTTGGTGTTGGGTGGGACGAAGTTCGTAGGTCGGGCGGTGTCTGAAGCTGCCCTGGAGCTTGGCTACCGGGTGACTCTGTTCAATCGGGGGCTCACCAATGCGGACCTCTTCGATGGAGCAGTCGAGAAGGTGCACGGAGATCGGCAGTCCGATCTCGGCTCTCTGGCAGGACGGACATGGGATGCGATAATCGATGTAGCCGCCTACCACCCGACAACCGTGGCTAGATCGCTCGAAGCCCTAGCCGACTCGGTTGAGCGCTACCTGTTCGTCTCCACAGTCTCTGTGTACGCCGACCAGAGTATCCCTCCGGTGGAAGGCGCCCCTGTGCTCGAACTGGAAGATCCGTCCGATGAGACGCC
The sequence above is a segment of the Acidimicrobiales bacterium genome. Coding sequences within it:
- a CDS encoding phosphotransferase, which translates into the protein MTVLAELVRSHIARWQSASVEIGVFGTSEPDRVAAYFEVFCLEHLGTGVQSALFYGSSAGCVAGLRLDDASEVVVKAYQPAWEEGFLAGVVAVQAHLSERGFPCAKPLLGPARAGPAWATVETFVADPGMKAFSTKEEMNASASGLGTLVDACRPLDLPALGGHPLNPSADRLYPTPHNPIFDFSMGAEAAGWIDDFARAAKDARQVDASPPVIGHTDWSARNIRIEQVALVAVYDWDSMALCAESTLVGQAAATWRSTGEIDDPIAPDADDVLEYTAAYEKASGRVFDSTQTRATLAAALWVLAYSARCEHALEMVTGHHVERARARLADGGRAFLSS
- a CDS encoding Rid family hydrolase, with the translated sequence MPRQIIATSDAPSSPLFSQGVMAGPHIHISGIVGIVPSTGRLAAGTVEDQTRQALKNCEAILQAGGASLDDVVEVGVLLTDPADFAGLNEEYARWFPSDPPARYVAKLGVELPGLLVSIRMTAFTASD